Part of the Salvia miltiorrhiza cultivar Shanhuang (shh) unplaced genomic scaffold, IMPLAD_Smil_shh original_scaffold_183, whole genome shotgun sequence genome is shown below.
GATTTGAAGAAACCATTTAGTCTATGATGCGACTTCTTTCTTATGCCTCGAATACATCAATTGCGTCAAACCAAATTTATTGGATAATAAGACATTATCAAGTACTCCGCCTTGCCCATCCGAATATGTATATGCCCTTCTCTCTCTGCTTcgactaatttattttatggaGTAGTAGTTATTTATTGAGAATCAAGATTAATAATTTGGCTCCCAAGGATGATAGTTTAATTTCAAACTGATCTTGGAATTGCAAATACTCGTTTTTGCTGATATCACCCGCTCATCAACTTCTCATAATAAACTTTTTTCTATTGCAAATTTACCATGTAAAAATAAGagataaaaaaattcattattttttatacaaaaaaaaattcacttttTTTATTCGCGCATCAACTTCTGataataaacttttttttttattattgcaaATTTACCATGtaaatataaaagataaaaaaattactatttctgAAATTTTGTcattattttttacaaaaaacaaTTTccctattttttatttcaatgacgaataatattatcatattaaaaataaagaaatgtaCTTATTTTATGGTGATAAATTTAGAAGCAAGAAAAACAATCCTAACATAAAACTTTGTCAGTAAAATATTGAGAAGAGTTACGAACAAAATTGAAACTTTTGGGTGGAAAATGTGATCGAGTTGCGGGAAAGTGgcaaaatttcaaattttccaaTTATTCagattttatatatgtaataataTTTTCTCGGTTCGCCAATTTATGACCTGAATGTGTTATATTGGAATAAGGCTCTATTTTATTGTAGTGTTAAATAATTATTGAAGATAAATAATAGGGTAATTTTATACATAGCCCCCTTTTTTCTCACTACAGCCCcttcaataaaataataataatagtatttataaaattacaattttagcCCTACAGCATACAAATTCATTTTCTAATAAATAACAAGTTAATAACTACATCACCATAGCCCCAACATTTGAAGAAATAACTTCTACGATGGAATTTAACCAACTGTTGGTGATATGTTATCTTGTTGCTTCTATTATAGGCATCAACAAATTTacttttaaatattataatatacaAACACCACAATTTACATGTATAATTTCACTTCTTCAATAAATCAGATCGTCTAGAACACTAAAAgttaagataataaaaattattttcctgCACTTCGTCAACAATTGTGTTTCACGAGATAATTGAAGAAcgaaataaaatacaaattgcCAAAATATCCTATTCTTCTCACAAATTAGATAACCACAATCTGCTCAAAAATCACTTAATGCACAAAAACAGTAATCAAAACCCCACTTCTACACAAAACCTAGTCAGTCACCAACATCTCATTAATCAATGTTAAAATTAACATAATCGCGCGACTGAATTCCAACCATCCAATTCAATACAAAAGTGCATATATTTAGAATATGAAAGCATAGTATATAGTAGCAATGTCACAACTTTactataaaatcaaaattaggATAAACAGAAATCAACATAAATTTCACACTTGAGTCGGCCTAACAAAACATAGCAGAATCACTTTTTTCCCCTCTGTTTTAGTTGCAGGCTTGCAGCTATACCAATGGGATTATTATTAGAGGTTTCTTGTTCAACTCAAGctttaatgtttattttttccttaatatttttttagcaGACCCTGAAcaaattttccttttttaatcttcttcttcttcatatgTATGAGGTTATACGGTGCTCCAGTATTTTGCTTTTTTTCTATACGTAGCCCCCTGTAATTTAGGACTACcaggataaaatagtaattctattaatatttttattattaacttTAATTAGGAGGCTATAATGAGTAAAAAGGGGACTATGTATAAAATCACCCTAAATAATACTACATTTGTGTGGGTCCATTAATATAAAGtttgataaataagaaataatatTGAAAGTTAAAATTACATAGTTGTGTGGATGcgaatttctttttttgtttatgGATCAAAATGAAAAAGGTGATGGAggcaataaataaatagattttGTTTCTGAAGAAgaccaatttaatttattttctttgtttaattttcaATACATGTACTGTTTCACCCGACCCAATGACCCATTGGTTACGGGTCAGCTTGATTTGACACATGTATCTGATAGCGGGTCCATCTTTCCCGCAACGGGTTCTACACGCTCCGATAACCATGAGATCTTTCAAAATTTTCTCATCTTAGTTGGACTTTCCGATTGGAAATTCCAAAACAGTGAGTGGTAAAAGAGAGTATTCTGCGTTCGTATTGAAACTGTTTGTGTTTTTGCCCAGGACAAATTTCCGTATGCTTCAATAATTAATCGAATGGAAGCTTCTAACCCAGGTAAATTTGCTGCTTATGGAATCAGCTCATGTTTTATGCTTCATGTAAATCACAGAAAAACTTGATCTTTGCTCGAAAATCATGATAAATGTTGCCTGGTTTTGTAGATATAGCCTTGCCACTAGATAAATTATCCTTGAAATATATCAAGAAAGATGGTTTATCAAGTTCTGATGGCAAGTAAGTCTACATCTGTTATTTCTGACCTCATTCTTGAAATACTGTGGCGTTTGTCATGatttataaaattcaaattatgaCACTGAATAGGGATATTTTTGGCCATCTCCCAAAACAGGGGAAAGATTTTTGTAGTTTTGGTCTCAACTGGAAGTTTCAATCCTCCTACATACATGCACTTGCGTTGTTTCGGTGAGCAGTTATTGCTTTTTTATATgttctgtgtgtgtgtgcgtgtctCGATATGATGATTAGATATTAGGATTGTCTGTGTTGTTTAGATGTGTGGAATGCGAGATACATGAATATATTGTTGATGATGCGCTAATTACTTGTCCATCTATGTTGAATTTTTCCTTTTCCATGTGCTGGTCTATTGACTATTCTCTTAACTCTCAGAGTTGGCTAGAGATGCTGTAAATTCTCAAGGGTTTTGTGTCATTGGAGGTTACATGTCACCTGTAAACGATTCTTACAAGAAGAAGGTACTTAGGATATTGTGATCATGCTATGTAGCCAGAGTTATGTGTGACTTATGCTCTGTGAATTGGTTAGAAGCAACAAAATGAACCTAGTGTTTGTGTTCTTAAAAGGCTTGAATTTTAGTCATCCAAAAATGATATCTGGCCCTTAGCAAACTGTCTTTTCACCTAGTtggaacatttttttttgagacggaTCACCCAGTTGGAACATTATTTTCCTATTTCACTTTGTTTTGAATTATGGTAAATGCAAGCATTTATATTTATGATGATTGCATGTTTATAGAAGCTTTTTTCAAATCTAATGATATATTTGGGAGGTGTGCAATTTACCTTTCCTTTATAACATTTTTACCTATGTTTTCTCAGGGTCTTATCCATGCAAAGCATCGTATTGCTATGTGTAATCTTGCTTGCACAAGCTCAGATTTTGTTATGGTGGATCCGTGGGAGGtccgtctctctctctaattacTAACATGACATGTCAGAATAAACTTGGTCTGTGGTAATGCTATTGATATCTCTACAAATTTCTCAAGTTGAGAAGCCAGGCcacctttttaattatgcacattgtatttatttagtttttattccTGGATTGATTAACGGGTATGTTTACATCGCCTCTTAACAGGCAAGTCAGAGCACCTACCAACGCACATTGACAATTTTATCTAGAGTCAGGTCTTCACTATGTGAGAGTGGAATTGTATCCAGTGGTAAGTTGTATGAAGCTACTCAATACTGAATGCCACCATTTTTAGTTAGTAACAAGTGAGCAAGCTCATGAGGTTTTCTCTTTTCCTTGTAGAGTCACTTAAAGTCTTGCTCGTATGTGGTTCTGATCTCTTAGAATCATTTGGTATTCCTGGATTCTGGATCCGCGAGCAGGTAATGTCTCATTCTTACCAGTTTTATAGCTTAGTTAGGATGTCTAAAGAACATAGTCGTTTATCCTTTTGAAACGTATCTCATAGCTGTACTTGGGTGGCTACCAAGAATGCTGCTTCTTATGGTTGCTGAATCTCCTAACCAAAATCATCTCTTAAGCTCGAGAAGCTCTACGCTTACTTAGAACTTGAAATGTATGTCTTGAATCAATTGTACGAGTTCATTGGTTGATCACGcgtatatataatatagtatatattaTTTTCCTAGGTGAAGAGTATTTGTAGGGAGTTTGGATTGGTTTGTATAAGGAGAGGGGGCCAAGATGTTGAGCATATCATATCTAAGGATGATATTTTGAATGAACACAAGGTAATCCTTTCTCAACCAATGCAAGTGATGTTGAATTTGTTAATCTATTCCTCCGATCGACTGTCTCTTTTGCAGAATAATATCACGATTGTGGATGAAGTCGTTCCCAATGGGATCAGTTCGACTGGATTAAGGTAGGAACAATATTCGTATAGATCTTCTACGCTGCATCTGATTAAATCCTTGCATTTTTCGATTCTGCGTTGCAGGGACTGCATTTCGAGAGGATTATCAGTCAAGTATTTGACAGCAGATGAAGTTATTCAGTATATCAAACACAACGGGTTATACGTTAAACACAACCAAGACGACGCAACTGATGAATAAAAGCACTACTTTTCGAGACTGGATAAGAACTGCGTGGTTGAAGCTGACTTCATCTCATCTCTTGAATAATTAGGGTTTTGTAGAAATATGTAATTTTGTGCAACGCAGTTTTGTTTCTCTACCATATTTTTGTCTGATTATTTTTTCCTTGAATGTGTATATTagtgtatatatattcatgaaGATGATCATGTTCTGATGCACCTGAATTTAGCCAAATTTCGAAAATTAGTTAATATGAACTCTGTCAAATTAGATGCAAACAAAAAAAAGTtacttaaaataatattttctgcATTGGTATTGCCGTACTGGTAAGCTTGAGCTCTATTTCTATGGCAGAAAAATTATTCGGTATTAAAAGTGATAAACGGATTTGCTGAGCTGCTTCTCTTTCAGAACCTAGATGAGCAGTCAATACCCGGCCCCAATAAGCCCGACCCGTACCCGAATAGGATGGATAGGCATCGGCGTAATGGGCGGAGCCATGGCGTCGCGCCTCATCTCCGCCGGCTACTCCGTCACTGTCTACGCCCGCAGCCCCTCCAAAGCCGCCTCCATCCTCTCCCTCGGCGCAAAACTGGCTGATTCCCCGGCTGACCTCGCCGCCGCCTGCGACGTCGTTTTCACGATGATCGGCCACCCCTCCGACGTCAAATCCCTAGTTCTCGAGACTCTTCTCCCCTCCCTAAACCCCAACACCGTCATCGTCGACCACACCAGCAGCCATCCCGCCCTAGCCAAGCAGATCTACCGCTCCGCGCTCGACAAACGCTGCTACTCCGTCGATGCCCCGGTCTCCGGCGGCGACGTGGGCGCCGCTCTCGGCAAATTAGCGATCTTCGCCGGCGGAGACGCGGAGGTAGTGGAGTGGCTGAGGCCGTTGTTGGACGTGTTGGGGAAGGCGAGCTACATGGGGGATGCTGGGAAGGGGCAGAGCTGTAAGATCGCGAATCAAATCGTTGTTGGTGGAAACTTGGTGGGGCTGAGTGAGGGTTTGTTGTTCGCGGAGAAGAGCGGATTGGATAAGGATGAGTTTGTGGAGGCGGTGAAGGGCGGGGCGGCGGGGTCTATGGTGATGGAGTTGTTCGGGAAGAGGATGATCACGAGGGATTTTAGGGCCGGGGGATTCGCAGAGTATATGGTGAAGGATTTGGGGATGGGGTTGGATGATGAGGTGGTGGTGCCCGGAGCCGCCTTGTCGAAGCAGCTGTTTTCGGGCATGGTGGCGAACGGGGACGGGAAGATGGGGACGCAGGGGGTTGTAACGGTGATAGAGAGAATCAACGGCATGGGAATGGGAGCTTGATCAATTGTTTCAAGGTCAGTGATTGTTGTTTTGAAATGGGACTCAATTTGATGctcatttttttttggtgttGCCCAATTTCATGTATTTTGATTGCTTTCCCATTTAATTTGAATATGGAACTTTTTGTATGATTAGTTTGTAAGTGATATTTTGTAACTTGTTTGCATCAATTTTCTTCGTTCTCTTAATCAGGTCTGGTGTGTAGTGAAACTGAAACAGTAATTTAGTCTTTTTCCACCCATTTTTGCCGCGAAAATTGGTATTCATGATATTCATCAGCAAAATATTTTCATTCTTTAGTATGGGAAAAAACAGGAGAAACAGAAAGAAGGGTATCTGATATCAGTGAATTCGCTACTACAATAGAGCTTAAGCTTTGGGATTGAATGGCTGTATTTTGCAATTGAATGTTTTAAGTATTTCCTAATCAATTGTTTTATTGGGCAATTTGATCGACACTTGAATGAGACTATCAAAGACTGAAATTTGTTATTGCatttaatttattcatattttagttGAGAAGAAGGAAATCAATCATGGTGGTATTGGGAGTGGCAAGAGGGGAAGAATGTGTCTTTGAGCAAGGTTTTCATGGTGCAGTTTCGAAAGAAAATGTGAGTAAAGACATGGGTGTAGTGTGGGAATTTCTCAGAAGTTGATTGGTTTAAGAAGGGGAGCGTGTATGTCTGCGAAGGATGATGGCGATGGGTAGCCCGAGGTTATAAAGAACACGAATGAAGTTTCTATGATTAATAagtaataaccaagaaacgtaTTGTTTCGACGAAATTGGGgcttttttgaatttttcttattttggggTTTTTCGGTCATTATAAGCTATGTATTTTCTAGAGAATTCGTGGAATGAAGAGGATCAAGCTTTATATCACAACTAAAAAAtttagtggataatttttaagtttttttatataaagagtaaaatattAAGTGTGACTAAATTTTAAGCCTTGGTGCATGAAATCAAGGAAGTATCAAAGTGTAAGCGAGATTTAAGCCTTATATTCATTGTTGTTaaatttttaaccaattaaacTTGAAGATCCTTTTAATAAATATGGAATTTAACATAGAGATTTGAAAAGAAATAGAACTCAAGAACACATAACAATTGAGAGAGATAAACTCTTAAAATTGTACTGCTGATAATGAAGTGAACGTAACTTCACAAATCGCAATTGCGAGCTATTTATATTATAGTTTACACGTAAGGGGTACTTTGTTCTTTTCATGAGGTTCACGTACATTGCATGCGCTCGTGAGGGCATTGGTTACACAGTCAGATACGACTTATTGATAGGGCTATATTCTGGAATATTTTATGCAACTATGAACTATGTTCATATACTGTCTATCTATTCTTCAACCATGTCAATCGTTAAGCCCTGTTGGTGGTTTAGCCTTGTCATCTTATGTATCACAATGTGGTACACGTGTCATTCTCGTAATCATAGTCCATGGCtgataaaatattcaaatagCTTTGAAAATCTTTTGGCACAACGTGTATTTCCTTTAATTCTATAGCCTTGTACACAACAGCTGATACTTAtactttactcctcatcaaataTAATCCttgttatattttataataattttatatacattCTTATATTTTTCATCTTCATATAATTTGAACAACTTAATAAATTTGCTGAAATAATCTAAAATTCATGGCAGTATCTTACTAGAAGAGTACTGGCGCACGGGAAAGGGCTTGAATTCAATTTGTTACCAATATTTTATAGCTTTGAGTGTAGACGTACATATGTTTCCTGATAAATTTACCTCTTCTCTTCTATGTCATGTGTGCTTTTTCATGCAATAATACACGCGAATGTGACTTATCAAATGAGCACGTACACTTGAATAATGGAACATAATGGAAACAATAAACCCAATTGAAGTAGTGACCACAGCCAAACTTAGTATTTATGTATTCTACCTAACTTCTCAACTTAATTTATGATTTGATGCcctaaaaataatactactatacccgaaaaattctaCACATATAGTTTTTGAATTTCTATAAAATTATATTCGTAAGAACGAGACCAATGTAGTTCACGTCATTGTGacaatacaaaaactgcttacACTTCACAAAGCACAACTGGGTGCAGTGGTAGATTATTTACTATAATctagtatatattatataaaagagcagtttaaTGGCTATTTTTCTGCCGCCAACTGCTTTctccaattttaaaattttcaaatttgcaaACTAATGTAATTCTAGACGCTGTTCTTTCATAGCTGTCATTTTGCAGATTTTAGAACCCAcgattttatcaaattttaaaaaaaaaaatcagcacCCACGATTTGCGTTGACATCCTCAAAAAAATTTGAataaagaaattatttttttaacaccCACGATTGCATTTTCACAACTGCATCAATTAAATAGGTTtaacaattattttaattttaattatgtattttagCACCTAGACATTCATTTAACTACACCACTacatcaatttaaaaaattaactccCATGATTGAATCAGTTACTCCACGATTTTATaaacaaaattcataatttacaCCATCTATAAATATCACTTCTCTAACCCTCATTGTACGAATtccatagaaaaaaaaaaatcattctcattatttttatttttcgtttaAATGGCCCCTATGTTCGGCGTTTACATGGCATGTGTGCACTTACGAGTCACTGATGAAACCATTTTTCAgataaatattttcttattaaaatcgaaaccccaactaaaataatgcaacatcattattcaatattataaaattaaatttaataaatttaccattttttttataaaaatgaatCCTGTTTTATCGCAAAATCAATTCTTAGGATGTTGTATATGAactttattttagaatttgtatttaaacaaaatgaccacataaatatgattaaatatatatgcaatccaaaaatatactatattaaattatatgcaaACAAATAGTTTTgaacatcttagaatattatatgatatataatgatactcattatcatttatacttACTTTTGAtggtgaatttatatatttatacgcattatcaatgaaaatcaattaattggtaattgaaaatttatatattttcgaattcatgttttttattgaaattgtatagtatataattttaatattttatttagatttatatttacatttatttatatctaaattatatatatttatttatataaaatatcgttcaatttcgatACTGATCGTGTATCGCACGAGTGGGCGTGTGCTAGTTAGAGTTACAATTAACTTTAGTTTCGTAAATTTACAGTACTTATATGAGATTTTGCAATGGAATAGAGTTTGACTCAACTTGAATACTGATATAGCCAAGACGTTATATGACAATGTTAAATGAGTTGAGGCTATACAGTTTTAAATGTTGCTCAATTAATATCAAGATCACACACGACTAAAGTAACACAcatgaatttatttttcatatatgAATGTTAATTCGACAAAAATGGTGTTTATGGTTTACTAGCTTTTAAgatcaattatttttatgagtACATATCATATACAAATGttttgatgaaaataaaaactcAAGCATTATAAGTTTACAACTCTATAATATTTTGATATTGTGTGTCTGTGTTAGTCTAGCAGTAATGTAGTTAATTTATCTAGATTCGAATCCATTATAGTgccatatttaaatttatttattatttttatttaaaaaaattagtatgatattcctttttttttacaaGAGTAAATGAGTAGAATACAAAGGTAAATTCCCTCTGTCTggcaattcaaaaaaaaaaaaaaggtttccAAAGTGAATAGTGGTGACCAAACATATCGGTGGCCCACATCGTACTTGCTAACAACAAACTGATTTCTCACATTGTTTTCGGCACTGCTTTCTCTCCAGTGACACACCCTCCAGTTCCGTCCAGTCCTAACTAAATTACTAAAATTGGATTTTTCTAATCAGCTTTCAGCGTAGTCAAAAACAGTAGGAAAACTGTCAGCTAATACTCTTAAAACTCCAAAGAAACCGGACGTAATTGTTTTTCCTGTGTGCTGACTCAATCCAAAAGCAAGGAATTTCGGAACTACGGTATCGCGACGTGGATTCTTGAAATACGGATGCAACAATCTAAGTGAATTATTGCCGCCCCTGGGCTACGAATGGCTGCAAGATTACTGTCGCGCAGTAAATGAATGCATTTAGCACGATTGTATGAGTAAAGCCACATGGTAAGTTAATCACATGTATTTTCACTTTCCCGTGGTGAAAGTTTGCTCCTTTTTATGGTTTAGGGCTAGGGTTTTTGTGTTTTTGCTCGGAAATTGAGAATTATGGAGGTGGCGATGGGGGGTGTTGATGGGGGATTGAGGTGTGAGAAAATTAGTGCCGGAGGGAAGTGGAAATGCAATTTGTTGGCTATGAGTGGGGAAGTATTGTGTGAGAAGCACTATTTATCTGTTCACAGGAGAACGGGGAATGAAGGAGATGGTGGAGGTAATTATAGTGTGGGTGGTGGTGGAAATTCTGGTGTCGATTATGGAGGTCAGAAGCGAAAGCGTGATGATGAGGAAATAGGTGTTTTTCCCATTCATAGAAGTGGGAtcaaggtggttcttggagaaaGTGGAATAGGTGGTgtgaggaagagagggagacCTAAGAGCTTGAAGAATGAGGAAAAGAAGGTTGTGGAAGGCAATGGTGGTGGAATTGGGTGTGGGAAGAGGGGAAGGCCGAAGAATTCGGATAGGGAGAAAATTGGCTTGAGGATTGAAGTTGAAAAGAAGGTTCTTCAAGGAAATGGTGGTGGAATTGGGAGCAGGAAGAGGGGAAGGCCGAAGGGTTCGAAGAAGAGGAAGGGAGTTGGTGTGGGAAATGAAGTTGAGAAGAAGGTTCTTGATGGAAATCATGGTGGTATTGGGAGTGGCAAGAGGGGAAGGCCGAAGGGTTCGAAGAACAGGAAGGGAGTTGGTGTGGAAAATGAAGTTGAGAAGAAGGTTCTTGAAGGAAATCATGGTGGTATTGGGAGTGGCAAGAGGGGAAGGCCGAAGGGTTCGAAGAACAGGAAGAAAGTTGGTGTCGGAAATGAAGTTGTGAAGATGGTTCTTGAAGGAAATTGTGGTGGTATTGGGAGTGGCAAGAGGGGAAGGCCGAAGGGTTCTAAGAAGAGGAAGCAAGTTGGTGTGGGAAATGAAGTTGAGGAGAAGGTTCTTGAAGGAAATCATGGTGGTATTGGGAGTGGCAAGAGAGGAAGGCCGAAGGGTTCGAAGAATGTGTCTTTGAGCAAGGGTGATAACTTTCAAGGTTTTCATGGTGCAATTTCGAATGCAAATGTCACTAAAGACACGGGTGAGGCAATTTCTCAGAAGTTTATTGGTTTAAGAAGGGGAGCGTGTATGTCTGCAAAGGACAATGGTGATAGGCTGCCAGAGGTTATAAAGAACACAAATGAAGTTTCTATGATTAATAATAATCAAGAAATGTTGGCACGCTTCAATGAAGGTGCTGGGGCATCTTATGGCAACGCTGGCACAGATGATGCTCCTGTGCTGGAGGTTCGACGGTGGGGCAGACCAAAGGGGTCTAAGAATAAGAAGAAAGCAGTCAATCAGGCTAAAAAGATTGTTCATATCGGAGGTAATGTTTCTTTTCGCAATCCTGCCATTGTTGCTGCTCTGATGCAGAAAGTTCGTGGGAGAGGAAGGCCAAAGGGTTCGAAGAATAAGAAGAAACCAATCTTGAGTGAAAAGAGTGATGGCACAGACGGGGAGTTTTCTTGTGTTAATTCCAGGCTTATTCCTGCTCCAATGCAGATAGTTCGGCAGAGAGGAAGGCCAAAGGGTTCaaagaataagaagaaaaaaatgaatgtGACTGAAATGAGGGGACACATAGAATGTGATGGAAATGGGTTGGTAAATCATAAGTTCAGTCGAGGAAGACCCAAGGGATACAATACCAGAAAGAAAGTTTTATCTGTCATCAAGCGAGCACAGAGAATGAGAGGACATAGTGCCAATGGAGGTATTAAGAGGGGCCGAGGAAGACCCAAGGGTAGCTACAGCTGGCtgaaaaaatcaaaagatggtATGAGCATCGAAATAATGCAAAAGAATCAAGAAAGGATAGCTATAGCAGAGAATGCAAGCATGGGAGAGGAAATACTGAATGGCAATGTGGAAAGGAACAAGTCATCAGCCTTGGGAATGTCGGTGAGCTTTTTCATCCAAGCGTTCTAGCATGTTTAATTATTATGAGACCGAGACACTCCGGGTGAGGAATAAAAATTTTAGGTTCAACTTGCACTGAGTAACTTACGTAATTTCACTAATCCGGGGTAGGTAGCAATTACCGACTTTTCTCATAACTTCTATGAGcaaattaagagattaatttgAAATGCTGACATATGTACTTGCCTCTTTTTTCCTTAAAGGCAACATCCTTCATAGTTTTTGTAGGCTGTTAGTTCCCGAATAAGACATACCTCATCCCACTGAGGGTTAATTAATCATTCGTTGGAAATTAAATTGGATATTGGGTCTGGAGCTCTGTGGAATAAAATCTAAGAATTCTTGATGAATAATTTTAGAATAATACTAATGCATTTATGTTTGTTGTAAATGATAACTTAGATACATGCCCTAGACCTTCTGGTGAGGTGTTGAGATCTTATTGAAACCTTTTCTGTCTAGGCCTAGTTGTCTTTGTATTTAATTTACCGTTTTCCACTAGAGTTGGATATCTGCTGAGCTTTATTCATGTTAGAGTTCACAACTATGTTGTGGCTGCCCTTAGGTACTCTAACATTCTTACTTAGAATTCTGATGTTATAAGTATTCCAACATTGGCTTTTTAACAGATAGTATTAGTTATTTTTTCAGAATAGCGCCTGTGAAAATAATTTTCCATGATGACATCTTAGAAGCTTTTGATGACACAGTTGTTATTTTGGCATTAAATTGTATGGTTCTGTAGGCTTATGCTACTTATCCAGCAGAGTACCATAATAACCCCGGAAAATGTTCGTATGCTTCTAATAATCAATAAACACTTTGTGTTGGATTTGTGATTTCTATTATAGGAATTGATTTAGGCTCTGGGTTACTTTATTATCCACCTTGGGTTTTAGTTGAAAATCTTAGTACTTGGTGATATTTTGTTGCAGGATGCCCCTGAAAGAAGGGAGCAACGTCAACGCGGGTGGACGTGCCACCAATGCTTGAAGAGTAACAGAGCTGGCCTCATCATCTGCTTGAAGTGCACTAGGAAGCGCTACTGCTACGAGTGCATTGCAAAGTGGTAAATAAAGCTGCTACTCTAACTTCAAAACATTTATTTGCGACTAAATCTCCAGTTTGGTATTTTTCATGACCAACTGATTGGAGAAAATATATTTGTTTGGAATGGCCATTGATTAAGCATATCAACTGAAATATATAAACATCTTCTTCTGTTACACTTCTCAAGTTTTTTTCCTCAAGCCGTGACATCTTTACCAATAATTATTATCGTGAACTTATCATTAGTTTGTTTAGCATGAATTGTTTCCTAAGATTTGAAGCCTCGTCAAAATATAGGTACCCTGAAAGAACAAAAGAAGAAGTTGAGAAATCATGCCCTTATTGCTGTGGGAACTGCAATTGCAAAGCTTGCCTTCAAGCCAATGTTCTTTTCAAGGTTTACAGCCTAAGTTTGTTGTATTCTTTTAGTCCAA
Proteins encoded:
- the LOC131003268 gene encoding nicotinamide/nicotinic acid mononucleotide adenylyltransferase isoform X1; amino-acid sequence: MEASNPDIALPLDKLSLKYIKKDGLSSSDGKGKIFVVLVSTGSFNPPTYMHLRCFELARDAVNSQGFCVIGGYMSPVNDSYKKKGLIHAKHRIAMCNLACTSSDFVMVDPWEASQSTYQRTLTILSRVRSSLCESGIVSSESLKVLLVCGSDLLESFGIPGFWIREQVKSICREFGLVCIRRGGQDVEHIISKDDILNEHKNNITIVDEVVPNGISSTGLRDCISRGLSVKYLTADEVIQYIKHNGLYVKHNQDDATDE
- the LOC131003268 gene encoding nicotinamide/nicotinic acid mononucleotide adenylyltransferase isoform X2, with translation MVYQVLMARIFLAISQNRGKIFVVLVSTGSFNPPTYMHLRCFELARDAVNSQGFCVIGGYMSPVNDSYKKKGLIHAKHRIAMCNLACTSSDFVMVDPWEASQSTYQRTLTILSRVRSSLCESGIVSSESLKVLLVCGSDLLESFGIPGFWIREQVKSICREFGLVCIRRGGQDVEHIISKDDILNEHKNNITIVDEVVPNGISSTGLRDCISRGLSVKYLTADEVIQYIKHNGLYVKHNQDDATDE
- the LOC131003268 gene encoding nicotinamide/nicotinic acid mononucleotide adenylyltransferase isoform X4 codes for the protein MHLRCFELARDAVNSQGFCVIGGYMSPVNDSYKKKGLIHAKHRIAMCNLACTSSDFVMVDPWEASQSTYQRTLTILSRVRSSLCESGIVSSESLKVLLVCGSDLLESFGIPGFWIREQVKSICREFGLVCIRRGGQDVEHIISKDDILNEHKNNITIVDEVVPNGISSTGLRDCISRGLSVKYLTADEVIQYIKHNGLYVKHNQDDATDE
- the LOC131003267 gene encoding probable 3-hydroxyisobutyrate dehydrogenase-like 3, mitochondrial encodes the protein MSSQYPAPISPTRTRIGWIGIGVMGGAMASRLISAGYSVTVYARSPSKAASILSLGAKLADSPADLAAACDVVFTMIGHPSDVKSLVLETLLPSLNPNTVIVDHTSSHPALAKQIYRSALDKRCYSVDAPVSGGDVGAALGKLAIFAGGDAEVVEWLRPLLDVLGKASYMGDAGKGQSCKIANQIVVGGNLVGLSEGLLFAEKSGLDKDEFVEAVKGGAAGSMVMELFGKRMITRDFRAGGFAEYMVKDLGMGLDDEVVVPGAALSKQLFSGMVANGDGKMGTQGVVTVIERINGMGMGA
- the LOC131003268 gene encoding nicotinamide/nicotinic acid mononucleotide adenylyltransferase isoform X3, whose amino-acid sequence is MEASNPELARDAVNSQGFCVIGGYMSPVNDSYKKKGLIHAKHRIAMCNLACTSSDFVMVDPWEASQSTYQRTLTILSRVRSSLCESGIVSSESLKVLLVCGSDLLESFGIPGFWIREQVKSICREFGLVCIRRGGQDVEHIISKDDILNEHKNNITIVDEVVPNGISSTGLRDCISRGLSVKYLTADEVIQYIKHNGLYVKHNQDDATDE